A single window of Caldicellulosiruptor bescii DSM 6725 DNA harbors:
- the uvrB gene encoding excinuclease ABC subunit UvrB: MKKFKLVSDFKPTGDQPKAIEMLTEGILKGEKFQTLLGVTGSGKTFTMAKVIENVQRPTLVLAHNKTLAAQLCSEFREFFPENAVEFFVSYYDYYQPEAYIPETDTYIEKDSSINEEIDKLRHSATSALFERRDVIIVASVSCIYSLGSPEDYLNLTISLRPGMTKDRDEVIRDLIRMQYERNDIDFRRGRFRVRGDVLEVFPASNTDRAIRIEFFGDEIERITEFDVVTGEVIGRRNHVAIFPASHYVTTAEKLKRAIKSIEEELEQRLKELRSMGKLVEAQRLEQRTRYDIEMLQEMGFCKGIENYSRHLTGRPPGSPPYTLLDYFPNDFIMFIDESHVTIPQVRAMYNGDKARKDTLVEYGFRLPSAYDNRPLTFEEFEEKLNQVIFVSATPGPYELKKSSRIVEQIIRPTGLVDPEIEVHPVQGQIDHLIGEIRKRVEKNQRVLVTTLTKKMAESLTEYLKDVGIRVRYMHSDIDTIERMQIIRDLRLGKFDVLVGINLLREGLDLPEVSLVAILDADKEGFLRSETSLIQTIGRAARNVDGKVIMYADRITNAMQKAIDETNRRRKIQIEYNQKHGIVPQTVRKGIRQIIEATVSVAEEEEKYEVVEKEIVENMTKEEIEEYIKELEQEMKKLAIELEFEKAAKVRDKIFELKKLL, translated from the coding sequence ATGAAAAAATTTAAACTTGTTTCAGACTTTAAACCAACAGGTGATCAACCAAAAGCAATTGAGATGTTAACAGAAGGAATTTTAAAGGGAGAAAAGTTTCAGACACTTTTAGGTGTTACTGGGTCTGGCAAGACATTTACAATGGCAAAGGTTATAGAAAATGTTCAAAGACCCACGCTTGTGCTGGCACATAACAAGACTTTAGCAGCACAGCTTTGTAGTGAGTTTAGAGAATTTTTCCCAGAAAATGCAGTGGAATTCTTTGTAAGTTACTATGACTATTATCAGCCTGAAGCTTATATTCCAGAAACTGACACGTATATTGAAAAGGATTCATCTATAAATGAAGAGATTGACAAACTCAGACACTCAGCTACATCTGCCTTATTTGAAAGAAGAGATGTTATAATTGTTGCAAGTGTATCATGTATTTACAGTTTGGGCAGTCCTGAAGATTATTTAAATCTTACTATTTCGTTGCGCCCCGGCATGACAAAAGACAGAGATGAGGTTATAAGAGACCTTATAAGAATGCAATATGAAAGAAATGACATTGATTTTAGAAGAGGAAGATTTAGAGTAAGAGGAGACGTACTCGAAGTTTTCCCTGCATCTAATACAGACAGGGCGATAAGAATAGAATTTTTTGGGGATGAGATAGAAAGAATCACAGAGTTTGATGTTGTAACAGGTGAAGTAATTGGTCGAAGAAACCATGTTGCAATTTTTCCAGCATCCCACTATGTGACAACTGCTGAAAAATTGAAAAGAGCCATAAAAAGTATAGAAGAAGAACTTGAACAAAGGCTAAAAGAGCTAAGAAGTATGGGTAAGCTTGTTGAGGCTCAGAGGCTTGAGCAAAGAACGCGCTATGACATAGAGATGCTTCAGGAGATGGGTTTTTGTAAAGGGATAGAGAACTATTCAAGGCATTTAACTGGCAGACCACCTGGAAGTCCACCGTATACTTTGCTTGATTATTTTCCAAATGATTTCATAATGTTCATTGATGAGTCGCATGTTACAATACCTCAAGTAAGAGCTATGTACAATGGGGACAAAGCAAGAAAAGATACCCTTGTAGAATATGGTTTTAGACTTCCATCTGCTTATGATAACAGACCATTGACATTTGAAGAGTTCGAAGAAAAGCTCAACCAAGTAATTTTCGTAAGTGCAACACCCGGACCGTATGAACTCAAAAAATCTTCACGCATTGTTGAACAAATTATAAGACCGACAGGACTTGTTGACCCTGAAATTGAGGTTCATCCTGTACAAGGTCAGATTGACCATCTGATTGGCGAGATACGAAAACGAGTGGAAAAGAACCAGAGAGTTCTTGTCACTACTCTTACCAAAAAGATGGCTGAAAGCCTTACTGAGTATTTAAAAGATGTGGGAATCAGGGTCAGATATATGCATTCAGACATAGACACAATTGAGCGTATGCAGATTATCAGAGATTTACGGCTTGGAAAATTTGATGTTTTAGTAGGGATAAATTTGCTCAGAGAAGGTCTTGACCTTCCTGAGGTGTCACTTGTTGCCATTTTAGATGCTGACAAGGAAGGTTTTTTGAGGTCAGAAACTTCGCTTATCCAGACAATTGGACGTGCTGCGAGAAATGTTGATGGAAAGGTTATAATGTATGCAGATAGAATCACAAACGCTATGCAAAAAGCTATTGATGAGACAAACAGACGTAGGAAAATCCAAATAGAATATAATCAAAAACACGGCATTGTACCTCAAACTGTAAGAAAAGGTATAAGGCAGATAATTGAAGCGACAGTGTCTGTGGCTGAAGAGGAAGAGAAATACGAAGTTGTGGAGAAAGAGATTGTAGAAAATATGACAAAGGAAGAGATAGAAGAATATATCAAGGAACTTGAACAGGAGATGAAAAAGCTTGCTATAGAACTTGAGTTTGAAAAGGCTGCAAAAGTAAGGGACAAAATATTTGAACTCAAAAAACTTCTTTAA
- a CDS encoding lytic transglycosylase domain-containing protein: protein MKKKVIIIVLLLVLLLFFERFYFFVLKQIYPLKFSESISKYSSEIGVDPYLICAIIKSESNFNQYAVSKKGAVGLMQLSPSTAKWVAQKLKTEYVEENLYDPDYNIRLGSWYIKYLIDYYCGDTKLAVAAYNAGMTNVNKWLSIRKRSTIEITEIPFKETNHFVKRVFKSYEMYKKLYPKAFKNTDY, encoded by the coding sequence TTGAAGAAGAAGGTTATAATAATAGTTTTACTGCTTGTTCTTCTTTTATTTTTTGAAAGATTTTATTTTTTTGTTCTAAAGCAAATATATCCTCTGAAGTTTTCTGAAAGCATAAGTAAATATAGCAGTGAAATAGGAGTAGATCCATATTTGATATGTGCGATAATAAAATCTGAAAGTAACTTTAACCAGTATGCAGTTTCAAAAAAAGGCGCTGTGGGACTTATGCAGCTTTCGCCTTCAACTGCAAAGTGGGTTGCTCAAAAGCTTAAAACGGAATACGTAGAAGAGAATCTCTATGATCCTGATTACAATATAAGGCTTGGTTCGTGGTATATAAAATATCTTATAGACTACTACTGTGGTGATACAAAGCTTGCAGTTGCAGCTTACAATGCTGGCATGACAAATGTAAATAAATGGCTTTCGATTAGAAAAAGAAGCACTATTGAAATAACAGAAATTCCTTTTAAAGAGACAAACCATTTTGTAAAAAGAGTTTTTAAGAGTTACGAGATGTACAAAAAACTTTATCCAAAAGCATTTAAAAATACAGATTATTAA
- the coaE gene encoding dephospho-CoA kinase (Dephospho-CoA kinase (CoaE) performs the final step in coenzyme A biosynthesis.) → MRQNRVLGITGKICSGKSTISSILAQSYGFKVVDVDKEYHTLLEKNEELKKKLTDVFGEEILVSGKIDRNRLRALVTADKSRFEVLNKITHKFIFERVKYLVLEVFKEYPTVIDAALLFEIGLNKLCSVVWFVEAEENILIERIIKRNGWSEKEIKSFLEKQEILESYKNLANRVIVNNFDIEELKSLIRKYLKEDGLI, encoded by the coding sequence ATGAGACAAAATAGAGTTTTGGGAATTACAGGGAAGATATGTTCGGGTAAGAGTACCATCAGTAGCATATTAGCGCAAAGTTATGGCTTTAAAGTAGTTGATGTTGATAAAGAATATCATACCCTTTTGGAAAAAAACGAAGAACTCAAAAAAAAGTTAACTGATGTTTTTGGGGAAGAAATATTGGTATCAGGGAAAATAGATCGAAACAGATTAAGAGCTTTGGTAACTGCTGACAAATCCCGTTTTGAGGTTCTAAATAAGATAACTCATAAATTTATTTTCGAAAGGGTAAAATATTTGGTTTTAGAGGTCTTTAAAGAATACCCAACTGTCATAGATGCTGCGCTTTTATTTGAAATAGGACTCAATAAACTCTGTTCTGTTGTATGGTTTGTTGAAGCAGAAGAAAATATATTGATTGAGAGAATAATAAAAAGAAATGGATGGAGTGAAAAGGAAATAAAATCTTTTTTAGAAAAACAAGAAATACTGGAGAGCTATAAGAATCTTGCTAATAGGGTTATTGTGAATAATTTTGATATTGAAGAATTAAAAAGTTTAATAAGAAAATATCTAAAAGAGGATGGATTGATTTGA
- the polA gene encoding DNA polymerase I, producing the protein MKLVIFDGNSILYRAFFALPELTTSNNIPTNAIYGFVNVILKYLEQEKPDYVAVAFDKRGREARKSEYEEYKANRKPMPDNLQVQIPYVREILYAFNIPIIEFEGYEADDVIGSLVNQFKNTGLDIVIITGDRDTLQLLDKNVVVKIVSTKFDKTVEDLYTVENVKEKYGVWANQVPDYKALVGDQSDNIPGVKGIGEKSAQKLLEEYSSLEEIYQNLDKIKSSIREKLEAGKDMAFLSKRLATIVCDLPLNVKLEDLRTKEWNKERLYEILVQLEFKSIIKRLGLSEVVQFEFVQQRTDIPDVEQKELESISQIRSKEIPLMFVQGEKCFYLYDQESNTVFITSNKLLIEEILKSDTVKIMYDLKNIFHQLNLEDTNNIKNCEDVMIASYVLDSTRSSYELETLFVSYLNTDIEAVKKDKKIVSVVLLKRLWDELLRLIDLNSCQFLYENIERPLIPVLYEMEKTGFKVDRDALIQYTKEIENKILKLETQIYQIAGEWFNINSPKQLSYILFEKLKLPVIKKTKTGYSTDAEVLEELFDKHEIVPLILDYRMYTKILTTYCQGLLQAINPSSGRVHTTFIQTGTATGRLASSDPNLQNIPVKYDEGKLIRKVFVPEGGHVLIDADYSQIELRILAHISEDERLISAFKNNVDIHSQTAAEVFGVDIADVTPEMRSQAKAVNFGIVYGISDYGLARDIKISRKEAAEFINKYFERYPKVKEYLDNTVKFARDNGFVLTLFNRKRYIKDIKSTNRNLRGYAERIAMNSPIQGSAADIMKLAMIKVYQKLKENNLKSKIILQVHDELLIEAPYEEKDIVKEIVKREMENAVALKVPLVVEVKEGLNWYETK; encoded by the coding sequence ATGAAACTGGTTATATTCGATGGAAACAGCATTTTGTACAGAGCCTTTTTTGCTCTTCCTGAACTGACAACCTCAAATAATATTCCAACAAACGCTATATATGGATTTGTAAATGTGATATTGAAATATTTAGAACAAGAAAAACCTGATTATGTTGCTGTAGCATTTGATAAAAGAGGAAGAGAGGCACGAAAAAGCGAGTACGAAGAATATAAAGCTAACAGAAAACCTATGCCAGATAACCTTCAAGTACAAATCCCTTATGTTCGAGAGATTCTTTATGCCTTTAACATTCCAATAATTGAGTTTGAAGGATATGAAGCAGATGATGTAATCGGTTCACTTGTTAACCAGTTCAAAAATACTGGTTTGGATATTGTTATTATTACGGGTGACAGGGATACTCTTCAGTTGCTCGACAAAAATGTAGTTGTGAAGATTGTTTCAACAAAATTTGATAAAACAGTAGAAGATTTGTACACTGTGGAAAATGTTAAAGAAAAATATGGGGTTTGGGCAAATCAAGTGCCTGATTACAAAGCGCTTGTTGGAGACCAATCAGATAACATTCCCGGGGTAAAGGGAATTGGCGAAAAGAGTGCCCAGAAGCTCTTGGAAGAGTACTCATCCTTAGAAGAGATATACCAAAATTTAGATAAAATTAAAAGTTCCATTCGTGAAAAGTTAGAAGCAGGAAAAGATATGGCGTTTTTATCCAAGCGCTTAGCAACAATTGTATGTGATTTACCACTAAATGTTAAACTTGAAGACCTAAGAACAAAAGAGTGGAACAAGGAAAGGCTCTATGAGATTTTGGTGCAGTTAGAGTTCAAAAGCATAATAAAACGGTTAGGACTATCAGAAGTTGTTCAATTTGAATTTGTTCAGCAGCGAACCGATATACCTGACGTTGAACAAAAAGAGCTTGAAAGTATTTCACAAATAAGATCAAAAGAGATTCCATTAATGTTTGTACAGGGCGAAAAATGTTTTTATTTATATGATCAAGAAAGTAATACTGTATTTATAACAAGTAATAAACTTTTGATAGAGGAGATTTTAAAAAGTGATACTGTGAAAATTATGTATGATTTGAAAAATATATTTCATCAACTCAACCTGGAAGACACTAATAATATTAAAAATTGCGAAGATGTAATGATTGCTTCCTATGTTCTTGACAGCACAAGAAGTTCATATGAGTTAGAAACGTTGTTTGTATCTTACTTGAACACTGACATAGAAGCTGTAAAAAAAGACAAGAAGATAGTCTCTGTGGTACTTCTAAAACGGTTATGGGACGAGCTTTTGAGATTAATAGATTTAAATTCATGCCAGTTTTTATATGAGAATATAGAAAGACCTCTTATCCCAGTTCTATATGAAATGGAAAAAACAGGATTTAAGGTGGATAGAGATGCCCTCATCCAATATACCAAAGAGATTGAAAACAAAATATTAAAACTTGAAACGCAGATATACCAGATTGCAGGTGAGTGGTTTAACATAAATTCACCGAAACAGCTTTCTTACATTTTGTTTGAAAAGCTAAAACTTCCTGTAATAAAGAAGACAAAAACAGGATATTCCACTGATGCCGAGGTTTTAGAAGAGCTTTTTGACAAACATGAAATAGTTCCTCTTATTTTGGATTACAGGATGTATACAAAGATACTGACAACTTACTGTCAGGGATTACTACAGGCAATAAATCCTTCTTCGGGTAGAGTTCATACAACCTTTATCCAAACAGGTACAGCCACAGGAAGACTTGCAAGCAGCGATCCTAATTTACAAAATATACCTGTAAAATATGATGAGGGGAAATTGATACGAAAGGTTTTTGTACCTGAGGGTGGACATGTACTGATTGATGCAGATTATTCCCAAATTGAGCTGAGAATACTTGCCCATATTTCTGAAGATGAAAGACTTATAAGTGCTTTCAAAAATAATGTTGACATTCATTCGCAGACAGCAGCTGAGGTTTTTGGTGTAGACATAGCCGATGTTACTCCAGAGATGAGAAGTCAAGCTAAAGCAGTAAATTTTGGTATAGTTTATGGGATTTCTGATTATGGTCTTGCAAGGGATATTAAAATTTCCAGGAAAGAAGCTGCAGAGTTTATAAATAAGTATTTTGAGCGTTATCCCAAAGTTAAAGAGTATTTAGATAATACTGTTAAGTTTGCTCGTGATAATGGATTTGTTTTGACTTTATTTAATAGAAAGAGATATATAAAAGACATAAAATCTACAAACAGAAACTTAAGGGGTTATGCAGAAAGGATTGCAATGAATTCGCCAATTCAGGGCAGTGCTGCTGATATCATGAAATTGGCAATGATTAAGGTTTATCAGAAACTTAAAGAAAACAATCTCAAATCAAAAATAATTTTGCAGGTACACGATGAGCTTTTAATTGAAGCCCCATACGAAGAAAAGGATATAGTAAAGGAAATAGTAAAAAGAGAAATGGAAAATGCGGTAGCTTTAAAAGTACCTTTGGTAGTTGAAGTGAAAGAAGGACTGAACTGGTATGAGACAAAATAG
- the rd gene encoding rubredoxin, with the protein MEIWVCSICGYEYNPENGDPENGIAPGTKFEDLPDDWVCPICGVGKDMFEKK; encoded by the coding sequence GTGGAGATTTGGGTATGTAGTATATGTGGTTACGAGTACAATCCTGAAAATGGAGATCCAGAAAACGGTATTGCGCCAGGAACAAAGTTTGAGGATTTGCCAGACGATTGGGTTTGTCCTATTTGCGGTGTTGGCAAGGACATGTTTGAGAAAAAATAA
- the purD gene encoding phosphoribosylamine--glycine ligase: protein MKVLIVGNGGREHAIAWKIYNEGYKELFCIPGNAGIGEIAQCADIKVNEFEKIRDFCIEKGIDFVVIGPDNPLADGIVDYLEFFGIKTFGPTKDAAMIESSKAFAKDLMKKYGIKTARYEVFTNIEDAVGFVNQTSQYPVVIKADGLALGKGVIIANNQQEAIDALNLIMREKVFGAAGDKVIIEDYLLGEEVSVFVVSDGKDIVPLTTARDHKKAFDGDKGPNTGGMGAFSPSKLVNKAIFEDILENIMLRAVYGMRKERRPFKGVLYGGLILTEEGPKVLEFNARFGDPEAQAILPLMKSELMEIMVKAREGNLRGMDVKFEQEYSLCVVLASKGYPDKYDTGFEISGFESLDEKTILFHANTKKEDGKIKTAGGRVLNVVRREKTLKEAKEKVYEEIKKIHFENMFYRTDIGDKEIE from the coding sequence ATGAAAGTGCTAATTGTAGGAAATGGTGGACGTGAACATGCTATTGCCTGGAAGATATACAATGAAGGTTATAAAGAGTTGTTCTGCATTCCAGGCAATGCAGGGATAGGCGAAATAGCACAGTGTGCTGATATTAAAGTAAATGAGTTTGAAAAAATAAGAGACTTTTGTATAGAGAAAGGAATAGATTTTGTAGTTATTGGTCCTGACAATCCACTGGCTGACGGGATTGTTGACTATCTTGAATTTTTTGGTATAAAGACGTTTGGACCTACAAAAGATGCTGCAATGATAGAAAGCAGTAAAGCTTTTGCAAAAGATTTGATGAAGAAATATGGAATTAAAACTGCAAGATATGAGGTGTTTACCAATATTGAAGATGCCGTGGGATTTGTAAATCAGACATCACAATATCCGGTTGTTATAAAGGCAGATGGTCTTGCTCTTGGCAAGGGTGTGATTATTGCAAATAACCAGCAAGAGGCAATTGATGCCTTGAATCTTATTATGAGAGAAAAAGTTTTTGGAGCTGCAGGCGACAAAGTAATTATTGAAGATTATCTTTTGGGCGAGGAAGTTTCAGTGTTTGTTGTTTCTGATGGCAAAGATATTGTTCCTCTTACAACAGCAAGAGACCACAAAAAGGCATTTGATGGTGACAAGGGACCAAATACAGGTGGAATGGGTGCTTTTTCACCATCTAAACTTGTCAATAAAGCTATTTTTGAGGATATATTAGAAAACATAATGCTCAGAGCAGTGTATGGCATGCGAAAGGAAAGGCGACCTTTCAAAGGAGTACTATATGGAGGGCTTATCCTGACAGAAGAGGGTCCAAAGGTTTTAGAATTTAATGCACGTTTCGGAGACCCTGAAGCACAGGCAATTTTGCCACTTATGAAAAGCGAACTTATGGAAATAATGGTAAAGGCGAGAGAAGGAAATTTAAGGGGTATGGATGTAAAGTTTGAACAAGAGTATTCTTTGTGTGTTGTGCTTGCATCAAAAGGATATCCAGACAAATATGATACTGGCTTTGAAATTAGCGGGTTTGAAAGTCTTGATGAAAAGACCATATTGTTCCATGCAAATACGAAAAAGGAAGACGGTAAGATAAAAACTGCTGGTGGAAGGGTGTTGAATGTAGTAAGAAGAGAAAAGACGCTAAAAGAAGCGAAAGAGAAGGTGTATGAAGAGATCAAAAAAATTCATTTTGAGAATATGTTCTATCGAACTGATATAGGTGATAAGGAGATTGAATAA
- the purH gene encoding bifunctional phosphoribosylaminoimidazolecarboxamide formyltransferase/IMP cyclohydrolase yields MNKRAIISVYDKNGIVEFAKKLKEFGYDIISTGGTMKYLTENGIEVINISDVTRFPEILDGRVKTLHPNIHAGILAMKDNREHLETLKALDILPIDMVVVNLYPFKETIFKEDVTLDNVIENIDIGGPTMIRAAAKNFKYTTVIVDPEDYDIVAMEIEKNGEVSYETRFYLATKVFEYTSYYDSMIFNYFKHVRKDQSFSKHFTVPLELLQYLRYGENPHQKACFYKISLPFIETSNIVNCTQLHGKELSYNNILDSDSAIELLKEFDEPTCVAIKHNNPCAVASAENINEAYKKVYESDPISIFGGIVAFNRKVDKNVAEQLKKIFLEIVIAPEFDEDALSILCSKKDLRVLKLASLEKTDTFYDIKSVNGGALVQEKDRMLLADQLQVVTERKPSEKELEDLIFAWKVVKHVKSNAIVVAKDKMTLGIGTGQTNRIWAVEHAISRSRFDLKGAVLASDAFFPFSDSVEAAGKAGISAIIQPGGSIRDKDSIEMANRFNIAMVFTGMRHFRH; encoded by the coding sequence ATGAACAAGAGGGCAATTATAAGTGTTTACGATAAAAATGGTATAGTGGAATTTGCAAAAAAGCTAAAAGAGTTTGGATATGACATTATCTCAACGGGCGGTACTATGAAGTATTTGACCGAAAATGGGATTGAGGTTATAAATATCTCTGATGTCACCCGTTTTCCAGAGATTTTGGATGGCAGAGTAAAGACTCTTCATCCCAATATTCACGCAGGAATTCTTGCAATGAAGGATAATAGAGAACACTTGGAAACTTTAAAGGCGTTGGATATTCTACCTATCGACATGGTTGTGGTTAACCTTTATCCGTTTAAAGAGACTATTTTCAAAGAAGATGTTACACTTGATAACGTTATAGAAAATATAGATATAGGCGGGCCAACCATGATTCGAGCTGCTGCAAAAAATTTTAAATACACAACAGTTATAGTTGACCCTGAAGATTACGATATAGTAGCAATGGAAATAGAAAAAAATGGAGAAGTTTCTTATGAGACAAGATTTTATCTTGCCACAAAAGTTTTTGAATACACCTCTTATTATGATTCAATGATTTTTAACTATTTCAAACATGTAAGAAAAGACCAATCGTTTTCGAAGCATTTTACAGTCCCACTTGAACTTTTACAGTACTTAAGATATGGAGAAAATCCTCACCAGAAGGCATGTTTTTATAAGATATCATTACCGTTCATCGAAACCTCTAATATTGTGAATTGTACACAGCTTCATGGTAAAGAACTTTCGTATAACAATATCCTTGACAGTGACAGTGCTATAGAACTTTTGAAGGAATTTGATGAACCCACATGTGTTGCTATAAAGCACAACAATCCATGTGCGGTGGCATCAGCAGAGAATATTAATGAGGCTTACAAAAAGGTTTATGAAAGTGACCCGATATCAATATTTGGCGGGATTGTTGCTTTCAACAGAAAGGTTGACAAAAATGTGGCAGAACAGCTCAAAAAGATATTTCTTGAAATTGTAATTGCTCCGGAATTTGACGAGGATGCTCTTTCCATTTTGTGTTCTAAAAAAGATTTGAGAGTTTTAAAATTAGCATCCTTAGAAAAGACTGATACTTTCTACGATATAAAATCTGTAAACGGCGGTGCTTTAGTACAAGAAAAGGATAGAATGCTTCTTGCAGACCAACTTCAGGTTGTCACGGAAAGAAAACCTTCAGAAAAGGAATTGGAAGATTTAATCTTTGCATGGAAGGTTGTAAAACATGTGAAGTCAAATGCTATAGTTGTAGCAAAAGATAAAATGACCCTGGGCATTGGAACGGGTCAGACAAATAGAATATGGGCGGTAGAACATGCTATTTCGAGGTCGCGATTTGATTTAAAGGGAGCAGTGCTTGCGTCCGACGCGTTCTTCCCATTTTCAGACAGTGTCGAAGCTGCGGGCAAAGCAGGAATTAGTGCTATTATTCAGCCAGGTGGTTCTATCCGCGACAAGGATTCAATTGAGATGGCAAACAGGTTCAATATAGCTATGGTATTCACAGGAATGAGACATTTTAGGCATTAA
- the purN gene encoding phosphoribosylglycinamide formyltransferase has translation MKKLAVFVSGSGSNLQTIIDQIKIGEIPATISCVISNKKDAYALERARKNGIQAIYISKRDFPSSLEYEKYLVKLLKYQKIDYVILAGFLYIFSEYFVEEFKNRIVNIHPSLLPAFGGKGMYGINVHKSVLEYGMKVTGATVHFVDAVPDGGPIILQKAIYVREDDTPETLQKRVLEEVEWKIYPLAIKLLCEDKIEVVGRKVIIKDKEILKKVGIEI, from the coding sequence ATGAAAAAATTAGCTGTATTTGTTTCAGGTTCTGGCTCTAATCTTCAGACCATCATTGACCAGATTAAAATTGGAGAGATACCAGCTACTATCTCATGTGTCATATCCAACAAAAAAGATGCATATGCACTTGAAAGGGCAAGAAAAAACGGTATTCAAGCAATTTATATATCCAAGAGAGATTTTCCTTCTTCTTTGGAGTATGAAAAATATTTGGTAAAGTTACTTAAATATCAAAAAATTGATTACGTCATTTTAGCAGGTTTCCTTTATATATTTTCAGAGTATTTTGTGGAAGAGTTCAAAAACAGAATTGTAAACATTCATCCTTCCTTGCTCCCGGCATTTGGTGGTAAAGGTATGTATGGCATAAACGTACACAAAAGTGTATTAGAATATGGAATGAAGGTAACAGGTGCAACAGTCCACTTTGTTGATGCAGTACCTGACGGTGGTCCAATAATCTTGCAAAAAGCTATATATGTAAGGGAAGACGATACTCCTGAGACTCTTCAAAAGAGGGTACTTGAAGAGGTTGAATGGAAGATATATCCTTTAGCTATAAAGCTTCTTTGTGAAGATAAGATAGAAGTTGTAGGCAGAAAAGTTATCATAAAGGATAAGGAAATCTTAAAAAAGGTGGGAATTGAAATATGA
- the purM gene encoding phosphoribosylformylglycinamidine cyclo-ligase, which produces MTTYKDAGVNIEEGYKAVNLIKSLARETFDSNVITDIGSFGSMYLLNIGNSEYILVSGTDGVGTKLKIAFYLDKHDTVGIDCVAMCVNDILCHGAKPLFFLDYIACGKLNSSKVANIVKGIAEGCKMAGCSLVGGETAEMPGFYKEDEYDLAGFVVGIVERQKAVCGKDVNTGDVLIGLASSGVHSNGYSLVRKVFGIDDNPKVLEKIYEELGLSLGEELLKPTRIYVKPVLKVLERVNVKGIAHITGGGFFENIPRAFPKGYFAIIEKGSWEVPAIFRLIQEYGKVEEREMFSTFNMGIGMVLIVSEEDVDLTMKILEQEKVNAWVIGTIQKGEDGVVLK; this is translated from the coding sequence ATGACCACATATAAAGATGCAGGAGTAAATATTGAAGAAGGTTACAAAGCGGTGAACTTGATTAAAAGTTTAGCGAGAGAAACTTTTGATTCAAATGTTATTACTGACATAGGTAGTTTTGGGAGTATGTATCTTTTAAATATTGGAAATTCTGAATATATTTTGGTTTCTGGCACAGATGGAGTTGGTACTAAGCTGAAGATTGCGTTTTACCTTGATAAACATGACACTGTTGGAATTGACTGTGTTGCCATGTGTGTCAATGACATTTTATGTCACGGTGCAAAACCACTTTTCTTCTTAGACTATATTGCATGTGGTAAACTAAACAGTAGCAAGGTTGCAAACATCGTGAAAGGCATTGCTGAAGGTTGCAAAATGGCAGGATGCTCGCTTGTTGGCGGAGAGACTGCTGAGATGCCAGGATTTTATAAAGAAGATGAGTATGATTTGGCAGGGTTTGTTGTTGGAATTGTTGAAAGACAAAAAGCGGTGTGTGGCAAGGATGTAAACACAGGAGATGTATTAATTGGACTTGCTTCAAGTGGTGTTCACAGCAATGGTTATTCACTTGTGAGAAAAGTTTTTGGGATAGATGATAATCCAAAAGTGCTTGAAAAAATATATGAAGAGCTTGGATTGTCCCTTGGGGAAGAGCTATTGAAGCCAACAAGGATATATGTAAAACCTGTTTTGAAAGTGCTTGAAAGGGTAAATGTTAAAGGAATAGCCCATATAACAGGCGGTGGATTTTTTGAAAATATACCTCGTGCTTTTCCGAAAGGTTACTTTGCCATCATCGAAAAAGGTAGTTGGGAAGTGCCTGCTATATTTAGGTTGATTCAGGAATATGGAAAAGTAGAAGAAAGAGAGATGTTTTCAACATTTAACATGGGAATAGGTATGGTTCTAATAGTTTCTGAAGAAGATGTGGATTTGACAATGAAGATTTTAGAACAAGAGAAAGTAAATGCATGGGTAATAGGTACAATTCAAAAAGGTGAAGACGGAGTTGTTTTAAAATGA